The Hominilimicola fabiformis genomic interval CCTGCTTGAATAAAAATATGTGCATCTTCTTTTAAATCAATATGTGCCATTTAATCACTCCTTTCTACCAAATATGATAATCTACTTCAAATTTGCCACCCATTCGATGTGTACCAGCATCTAAATATATATCATTTATAATATTAAATGACAATACATTATTTTTAAATGTTATTGTATTACTATCTATATATTGAATAATATTTGGATAGGTTGCATAACCGTAACGAGCAAGTAAAGAATTGTATGATATTCTATATTTAAACTCATTATTGTCCCACCAAAAAATAATTTGAGATAATGAATTTGTTTCATTAATGCGTTTAACATTTAAAATGCCCCAATGCATTGTATTTGGAGCGTTGATATTTATAGAAACCGCAATGGTTTCTTTGAATGTGCTATTCCCACTACTTTCTGAAGCTTCTGCTTTTAGTTGTTGGTTTTCGTGGACACCATAAGAAACAACTGATACATATTCTTGAACATATTTTTCAATCGCATCTTTAAATTCACTCATCAACGTAACATTGCTTGTATCTATATGTAATGCCACTATTTATCACCGTCCTTTTCTGTTTGACATAGATATTCTGTTCTTGAACCAAAGGTTTGTCCAATATATTTTTTTAATCCTTGATTACTAATATACATTCGGACAAAATCATTTGGTTTGATTTTTATATTTGTATAGTTAGGTATATTTTCATATACTTCCTTTGTAGTCGTATCTTTCAATGTTGCGTGTAATCCGTCATCAGAAACGCTTTGCACTTTTAAATCCTCAAATGTTTCAATATTCTGATTTTTTAAATATGTTGAAACTTCACTTTGGATAATTTGACGTATCATATTTACATATGCAATAACTGTTTCATCATTAAAATCTATTTTTTCTTCCTCTTTGTCTATCAAAAGATCACCTCGTTAATATTTGTCATTGTCAAAGATGTCGTTGCACCACTATCCATATTCATTGAAATAGAGTCAATGACATAGTTTTCGTTGTTAATACCCAAGCTTGGATAATTAACCATAACAGACTGGTTGACATCGAATATAGGATTATATGTGCAAGATAAATTCAATGTTTTCGTACCACGACTAAAATTAATCAATTCATACATTGCTCGTGACATACACAATGAATCAGCATATAGTTTACTATCATTTATAACTTCTGGTATTTCGCCATTATACTGAATACAATAGTCTGATTTCAAATTCTTATTTTCGGCAATAGCACTGAATTGATAACCGTTGGCAATAGCACCTTTAACAACAACTTTATTTCTGACTTGTGATGTATTATAAACAACATTTGCCGACACAATATCTTTGTCGTTTTCCTCAAAACGATATACAACAGGGAAGTTAGATGATATAAACTCATTAACATTAGAACTAACAACCATATTGCCAAATTCGTTGTAGTAAACATCGGAAGAAATTGTTTCGCCCATACTTGTAAATATCTCACTGACTTTTGTACCGGCATCTTGCTTTATAGTGTAATATGTATTAACGTCCGTATATTCACTATTAAAAATAATTGGTTTTAAGTCAAATGGTTTGCCATTTCCTCTGTCGCTTGCCAATAGAGAAGTAAAAGCATTCTTCATTGGAACACCAACAGGAATGATTGTTTTTAAACTCGTCGTTCCATAAACACTGCCATCGAATAAGCCAAACTTATCACATAATGATAATGAGATTGTTTGGTTTGAATTTTCTCTTGATAATGTAGGGTCTTTAAAAACAAATACTCCTTGTTGTTTCCAATATATTGTGTCACCAATAACAATACCAGAATCAAATCTAAATTTGCTTCCCGTCCATATTAATCCCTTAATCGGTTTAGGCTTCCACTTATTATCTATATTTGCAAGAGTAATATTCATTGTACGTCTTTGACCAGTCTGATATGTAATACTTAAACTTGCCGACATTAAATCATC includes:
- a CDS encoding DUF5048 domain-containing protein — protein: MNIYKNGYVVDSIHNINIANITKQVYLNSFSKLGFERILKVFKADIVIPVFRLYLLDEDENISMDASDDLMSASLSITYQTGQRRTMNITLANIDNKWKPKPIKGLIWTGSKFRFDSGIVIGDTIYWKQQGVFVFKDPTLSRENSNQTISLSLCDKFGLFDGSVYGTTSLKTIIPVGVPMKNAFTSLLASDRGNGKPFDLKPIIFNSEYTDVNTYYTIKQDAGTKVSEIFTSMGETISSDVYYNEFGNMVVSSNVNEFISSNFPVVYRFEENDKDIVSANVVYNTSQVRNKVVVKGAIANGYQFSAIAENKNLKSDYCIQYNGEIPEVINDSKLYADSLCMSRAMYELINFSRGTKTLNLSCTYNPIFDVNQSVMVNYPSLGINNENYVIDSISMNMDSGATTSLTMTNINEVIF